The genomic DNA GTCTCCTTTTGGAAGCAAAACAATATCGTTTGCTTCTATAAACATCTTTGACCTTTCTCTACCATCGTTGTCTGTCCATCTATTTTCTCTTAGCCTTCCATCAACCAATATGGGTGCGCCTTTTTTTAAATAATTACTGCACAATTCTGCAAGTTTATTCCAGGCATTGACTTCAATGAAAAGCACCTCGTCCTTTTTTTCACCTTCCTTTGTTTTATATTGACGATTTATAGCTATACGGAAAACGGCAACCGCTGCTCCGGAAGGTGCATAGCGAATTTCCGGGTCTTTTGTAAGATTTCCGCCCAAAATGACTTTATTATACCCTCTCATCTTAAGCTTCCTTTTGTACAGGTGTTTCAGCTGTTGCGGGCTTTACTGTCGAATCTTCCTTATTTAACCGTTTCTCTAAAGCTTCTTTTTTTATCTTGACAGTCAAGAATCTTATTACAT from Candidatus Schekmanbacteria bacterium includes the following:
- the ssb gene encoding single-stranded DNA-binding protein, whose product is MRGYNKVILGGNLTKDPEIRYAPSGAAVAVFRIAINRQYKTKEGEKKDEVLFIEVNAWNKLAELCSNYLKKGAPILVDGRLRENRWTDNDGRERSKMFIEANDIVLLPKGDRQFSSFEGDEAIEATESEDDEVPF